The Amycolatopsis methanolica 239 nucleotide sequence CACCCACTCCGGGCCGACGTTGCTCGCCCATCCCGCAGCCGCCTCCTCTGGGATTCCGGTTCTGCCACGGTTCATTCTGCCGTGGGCGAGATCACCCCTCAATGGGGGTCTGTCGGAGAAATACTCACCAGCTTCGCGGCGATGAGTAACACGGGGAACGTCCCCCGACCACACCCCCGTAACACGGCGCGGTGACAGCCGCGCCCGAACACTCACGAGGAGGAAGCAATGGTGTTCGCTGCTCTGCTGGTGGAAGCCGGCTTGGCGGTTGCGGTGGCATCGGCTCTCACCACCTACGCACGGCGGCACTTCGCTCCTCGTGCCGACGCCCCCGCCGAGGTCACCGAGTGAGCAAAGGGCCGGGCCCCGTCAGGGACCCGGCCCTCTTCCGTCCGGTGTGGCGTCAGTTCGTGGCGGCCTTGGCCGCCGGCTGCGCGGTCACACCCTGTTCGTTGATGTGGTCCATCGGGACCCGCGCCGTCTCCGGGATCTTGAAGATCGGGAACAACGCGATCGCCGCGGCGATCATCAGGTAGAACGCCGGCCAGTCCTCGTTGCCGGTGCCGTGGATCAGGGCGGTCACGACCACACCGCAGGTGCCACCGAAGATCGACGTCGACACGTTGTAGCCGATCGCGAAGGCGCCGTAGCGCACGCGGGTCGGGAACATCGCCGGGAACGTCGACCCGATCACCGCCAGCATCAGCACCAGCAGCAGGGCCACGATCAGGAACCCGAGGAACAGCAGCACCGTGCTACCGCTCTGCATGAGCTTGATCGACGGGTAGCTCAGCACGAGGAACCCGATCGCCGCCGTCATCAGCATCGGTTTTCGGCCGACCCGGTCGGAGAGCGCGCCGATCGGCGCGATCAACGCGATCTGGATCAGCTCCACGATGATGATGATCAACGTCGCCGTGTTGTCGCTGATCTTCAACGTGTCCGTGAAGTACGTCGGCATCGTCGTCAGCAACATGTAGTCGGCGATGTTGAGCAGCAGCACGATCCCGATCAGGTTCATGATCATGCGCCAGTTGCGGGACAGGGTCTCCTTGAGCGGCGCCTTCTCCGCCTTCTCGCCCGCGGCCTCCAGCCGCCGGAACTCCGGCGTGTCCTCGAGCTTGTTCCGCAGGTACAGACCGATGAGGCCGAGCGGGAGCGCCACCCAGAACGGGATCCGCCACGCCCAGCTGTCCACCTGGTCCGCGGTGAACGACAGCGTCACCGTCAGCACCACCAGGTTGCCCAGCACGTAGCCGGCCAGCGTGCCCATCTCCAGGAAGCTGCCCCAGAACCCGCGCTTGCGCGTCGGGGCGTACTCGGCGATGAACGTCGCCGCGCCGCCGTACTCGCCGCCGGTCGAGAAGCCCTGGATCAACCGGAGCAGCAGGACCAGGATCGGGGCGCCGATCCCGATCGCGTACTCGCCCGAGTACGTCGGCAGGCAGCCGACGAGGAACGTGCAGCCGGACATCAAGAGGATCGTGATCGCCAGCACGCGCTGCCGCCCGATCTTGTCCCCCAGTGGGCCGAAGAACGCTCCGCCGAACGGCCTAACCACGAACCCGATCGCCACCAGCGCCAGCGATTTCAGAATCGCGTTCCCCTCGCCGGGAAAGAACACGGTGCCGATGCTGGCGGCAATCGCACCCGAGGTGAACACCCCGTAGTCGTACCACTCTGTTGCGTTACCCATTGCCGACGCGATGACGGCTCGTCTGACCGTCTTCTCGTCGACCTCGGGTGCCTGCGCTGTGTTCGTCATGTTCGCCCCGACCTCCTCAAACCGTTTCGTGCCAGCGCGGTCAAGGTTGCGACCTTAGTGCCATCGGGTAGTGATTTTCTCTCCTGTCGTGGTTTTTGTCTCTTCGAAGCAGGGGTAGCCAGAC carries:
- a CDS encoding MFS transporter, with amino-acid sequence MTNTAQAPEVDEKTVRRAVIASAMGNATEWYDYGVFTSGAIAASIGTVFFPGEGNAILKSLALVAIGFVVRPFGGAFFGPLGDKIGRQRVLAITILLMSGCTFLVGCLPTYSGEYAIGIGAPILVLLLRLIQGFSTGGEYGGAATFIAEYAPTRKRGFWGSFLEMGTLAGYVLGNLVVLTVTLSFTADQVDSWAWRIPFWVALPLGLIGLYLRNKLEDTPEFRRLEAAGEKAEKAPLKETLSRNWRMIMNLIGIVLLLNIADYMLLTTMPTYFTDTLKISDNTATLIIIIVELIQIALIAPIGALSDRVGRKPMLMTAAIGFLVLSYPSIKLMQSGSTVLLFLGFLIVALLLVLMLAVIGSTFPAMFPTRVRYGAFAIGYNVSTSIFGGTCGVVVTALIHGTGNEDWPAFYLMIAAAIALFPIFKIPETARVPMDHINEQGVTAQPAAKAATN